The nucleotide sequence tttcacctaatagcttcctgttataccgatgatataccgacgttataccgatgatataccgacgttataccgacgttataccgacggtatcgatacgtttgttcacgacgacgatcggccgtcatattcgaagctgtcgctcacgctttcgcgcgcccggtctatgcgcgctctcattggtcagtgttttttgctaataactcgaaaatggagcctcaaccaatattttggcaaaggaaaaagttgttcagaatcgccccacctaccaccccttttcgggtcctacactaattgcgggacaccctgtataacaaaagctttccgtcaattatgcaagagaaaaaagttgtccagaaccacgcccctaacaacatattcgtaggacattaaaatcgttcgaagttgatttcaaaagttaacaacaatttttcgctaatatctcgaaaactaaagctttccgtcaattatgcataaggaaaacaTGCAGTTATCCGGAACcatcgctccgcgataaagttcaattttggtgggaaaaagtggttaaagagtgataaataatgttgtgaagtgaggggagaccgtgggggaagtgagcggtgaagttttgtaaaaattggtgatgaaataagaaatctataaataaaaatcgatatttcggtaatggcgacctccacgcgacgcgagggaaagcatggggtgcaaacccatgagtaatcgaaagcgaggaaatgagtgttcgggccgaccgcggaataaaataaatatgtgcgcgacttaaatacgattatttttatatatcgcgagtgaaaatagtgcaatttaagggtgaaagttgccctcgaagaaggacttgcgtgaatacgtggtcgtgcgatatgtagaagttgcgagagaaagtcgtagaaattagattaaattaattaattaataatgtaaatgtcattaggaatttagagtgcgggaaagggcgaatgaggcatactgaatgcacgcggtgattagttttggctattttcgtattttcataatttgatagtaaataaataatggcgtcggtcaagcatgcttcgatatatcgtacgaacacgtgggcatcaccgcgcgagggaaagcgtagagcgtaaaggccggttcgcaaacatccaacatggccggggaagggtcgctgcaggcgcatggagagctgcccttagagacgaagcctatgggtgaagcggaggcacgcggcaataagcaagatggcggagacatggcgcgttttccAAATGGTAAGCGaataggttgaagcaagaagacggtgaggaggagaagaggaagaggcgagacgacacggaacgaagtgaaggaaggaaggaaggaagaaaggaagaaagaagtaattaattaattaataaataaatgaagtgaatgagattaataataataataataataataataataataacattaattaattaataattaacgaataaattattataaatagtgaagtgattagtagattaataaataataaataattaacagataagcaactaattcggtgtagtgttaggaaagtgttgtgggagtgcagtgaagtgctgggagtgttgcgggtacaggggaatatatgtgaccacgtgcgcgagtgcagaagaacagtgcaaagcgggaaaatgacggaaaagtgttggaagaactgcggaaaacgctccagcactctggaaactccgaagtcacaacgatggtggagcaaaggggccgcattgagaatatccagcatggcgaatgAAGAAACGCTGCAAGcccttggagagcggccctaaagggtgaaacgaaaggatgcagcaacaagcaagacggcggaggcatggtgcgcttttcaaacggcaagaggaggggaagaagcgagaagacagcgagagggagaagagaaagagcaggagtggaagaagcggaaaaacaaatatagacacgaccgatcaaacgactcaaacctgcaagggaggaaaccggtgtcagcctggtcatggcaccattagggggcgacaatggggaccgaatGGAATCGGGggggagaagaaggagaaaaaaacataagacacgatcgattgaacgactcaaacttgcaaaggagggaaccggtgtcagcctggtcatagcaccattaggggacacgaaacggggaccgacggagcgggggagaggagggagaaagGTCAAATCGAACCGAGCACCCTTCCAATCAATTGTTGATTCAgtaaggaacccagtcgtcagcctggtcatggcaccattagggggcgacaacggggaccgagtggaatccacaagagagaggaaggagagaaatttttaccgagagcaatgggctcatgtagcgttgtggagaaaGACTGGGGCGAAGTAGGAATAAAAAGGGGAAAAGCGGGCAGCGAAAAGGGGAAAAGGACAAGCGGAGTCTTAAGCGAGAAGCGGAAGTCGAAATTAGACGCGGGGCGGAATACAATAATGCGAGCGAATATCAACGAATTTGCGCAGGGGGCGGGGATGAGAGGAATATTAGAATACGTTACACATATATTATGTcatactatatatttatactttatatgtacattttacgtgtcacttattacatatttatctatctgctgttatttacatacttattcattatattacttcattaggtctaacagcgacggtattagtattgatgacgcacacagggaatcgcatatgaataaatagggggagcaggaaagaaacagcgcgggggcggggggggggggggggggaacaGAGGCAAGAGTAGAAACGAATAGCGTTAATTAGGCATAGGGAAGGAAAGATTGTAAAGCGCGGAGATATCTACCTATTCATCGACGATCGAGGGGTCGGGgggcgggggcgggggcggaaatacggaaacgaaatatgagcgacaggcaacacacaggggataggcagtagaaaatagactacagatcgacacttaggtgggaaatggtggaggaggtcgcggttttaccgtatgttcgagcccaccgggcgGCGGTGCCGAGGGAGCGTTACAAAGTCAGcgggaggtcagcgcattttgcccgggagcctccttctagatcttgacgcagcccctagggccaaaaccctttggttgagagcatccattctccacacatggaacacatacgcgaggggtggggggatagatttcttccacaactgcgagcgatggcctagaccaagggGACTATGCCGAATCCCGGCACGGAAGccttggcgggttgccgccaccctccgtCCTTcgtggcgggggcgggagacagttttagtgagtaggccgtggaaaccgtccctcttctaggggcgccggaagcgggagtctcacactacctgggctatcttcccagatgtccgttactggatttctgtcttcctaaatataaaaaaaaaaaaaaaaaaaagatatgaatgaaacctatttacccgttaggtagtatattaaatacatttcaaccttttcggaggcagcgcaaaattaaaagattttcttgaacatgtcaacctttgcacAGCCGAACATAGACGAAGCTTATATAGGTATTTTTTTTCGAATTGAGTagcctcctcctttttcgaagtcggttaaaaaattcataaaatagctggaagaataaaggaaacaactctcAATGATGTctgcgcctggttcctgggaagaacacacacacatatgtaaGGACTCACGCTAATCGCTGACGGAGATAGCAGCGTATACAAAAAGATTATAGATGCAGATTCGTATAACACAGAGATTTgtgtaaagaaaattgaatgcacgaatcacttattacggaatttctgcagaaaaatgaagaaaatcgTTAAAAAAAACAACAGCAGGTATATTGAGGAAAGCTGTGGAAAACAGCATTCGGCGAATGTGAACGACAATTGTGAAAGCCACATGATATAGAAGCAATGAAAGTGTACCTctacaaaaattagaaatttatactgTGACATTTATAATGTGCTAAGCCACGTGTTTGGCGAACAtgcagaatgtaataaaataaattacttctgcGATGGAAAGAGCAAAGAGAATGAAACAAACATCGTCCCGCAGTTGAAGAGTATGTGAGTATATCTGCTGATAAGGGAAATACTTCAGCCACTAACATCTCATGCGAAAagtttattatacaattgtaaCAACAATCCCGTAGAGAGTTTCAACAACGTTCTTGCCAAATACGTCGGTGGGAAAAGATTAAATTTCGGCCAAAGAGGATCGTACGCGGCAAGATGTGCTGCTACCGTGTTACAGTACAACACCAAAGAACCATTGTCGCGATTAAATAGAGCGATGAAGAAGAAACCGCCCACAGTTTTATTATACATGAAaataagaagaaagaaaaaaaatgaaaaaaaatgttgagaaaagaaaggaaacggAAATCGCGACACGCGTACGGAAACAATTCCACTCTGAAAAAGATGCTGATTATGGAGAAAACACTGCAAAACCAGATatggatataaatatttataaattgcagCAAGAAAAACATATGGAGATGCTCCGTAATTGGCAAGAAAAGAAGGATGCCATTCAAATAGAAACAATCGGACAATCGAAAAATCCGCGATGGTACACCTACAAATCGAAACTTCTAACGGCATCGAATTTCGCAAGTGTGTGCCGTCGAAGAAGTGAAACACTCTGTGGTAATTTGgtaaaaagaataatatatCCAAAGATTATTAATGTACCTGCAATTAAATACGGGCAAGAGTGCGAAGAAATTGCccgtgaagaattgaagaaatacAGGGAAAGATATTAAAGAATGCGGAATCTTCATTGACAGATCCCATTCATTCATAGGAGCATCGCCGGATGGTATCATCGATAAAGAGGGCATAGTGGAAATAAAGTGCCCGAAGACAGCAGAGAATTTGTTGCCAGAGGAGGCAATCAAGACAATTCCATCTATCCGgcggatatttgaaaatgatgTGGGTACTGCGCTAAATAAAACCCATCAATACTACTACCAAGTGCAAGGTCAGCTGCACGTAACAGGCAGATCATATTGCATATTTTGCATTTGGATAAGGAAAGGAATAAAATGCGTTACCGTCGAAAAAGACGACGTGTTCTGGAAGAATCAGATGGAAGCCAAATTGATACAGTTTTACACTGAGTGCATGCTACCGGAATATGTAGACAGCCGGTATAACAGGGGTACATTCATTAGAGAACCCAAATTTATAATGGATGAAAGAGAGCGCTTGAAAAAGCGAAAAAGGTCTGTTACAGAAAATAACGAAGACGTTGCAACGATCCGGAGTCGGATTGCGCTATAAAGTGCAGTTAcagacgccggcccgcacgccctTGGTTGCCGTGCACCTGTTGACTTATTCGCgggttgaaattataattatcttaTCTTTTCTGTTTCATTTCATCCCATCATGATGGAAGAAGCCCACCACCTTCTCGTGCGTTGCAGATAATGTATGCTTTTCACACAAAATGTAGgatttagttttaattattacagGTCTTTGGTAAAAAATAAGCTGCAGAttccacaaaataaaattttaaacaatagtcgatataatatgagcaataataattatgtatttatattattttatctgttgcagatacttcgtAAATAAAGAACACGAGCCAAGCAGCGACGTGCAACAGCTGATCCATCTTCTGGGGTCAACGCCCTGAGACAGATTCTCCCACCACCTGCTTGGGCACGCGACACTGGAATAGGTCAGTGCGGTAAGGCAAGTATAACGGTCAAGAGAAATGAACATAGACGCGAAAAAAGCGAGGGAGAAAATAACAGAAGGAGAACGTATTTTGCAGAGCATACTATGATGTAATATTCCTACCCGTAATGAGAGATGGTGGTGCAACTGAGGGACAGTGGTGGGATGCATAATTGCGAATCGCGGAATAGATCGTCGATCCAGCAATTGCAAATTGATCATGGACGGAGTTATACACATACGCGAAGGTATtgaaaaagtaaataatttttagttacattacattatgaaaattatttatatctaGATGGAACTAGCTCAAACTGCAGCACAGGAAACAGAGAAGACAACAGAATCGAAGGAAAAAAATATGgaggagaaagaaagaagaaaagaaaaagaggtgaaagaaagaagaaaagaaacagAAACACGGAGGGAAGAGGAAGGAACAAGCGCGGAAAGCGAATATCCGCTTTCCAGAAATAAAGTAAGTAATGTAGGGAGTGTAACATAGTTGTAAGTAAACATACATTGTATTATACAGTTAGAGTAACGTATTTCGTGAAGTAGTATATAACGATTTTTGCGTGTTAACGGAATTTTGCGTCGAAGCGATCGTCGTTTGTTTCTCGGACGTGTCCAAACCTGCACGCGTGCTCGTGGCAGAGTTTTACGAGACGCCGCGACGTAAAGACGtatcatttatacatatattaacctacatttatatttatactaatCATCACTACAGTTAACTTTACAATAAAACCTATAGTAATGTGTTCAGTTAAATTATGTATTTgccataaattattataactaaCACATTGAAGTGTGAAGTGTGTGTGAACGAATTCGTAGAGTTGTTGacacaaaatgtataataaaaattttgaaatttttatttttctgtttcagattaGAAAAATGATAAAGCGACTTCTGAAAACCCAGCGACGAAATCGCAGCCGCGGAGGAGAGGGTCCGTCAGGATGGCGGCGAGGCGGCCACTCCGGGTGGCAGCGAGGTGGCCGTGGAGGAGGAGTAGGCCACTCCGAATGGCGGCGAGGCGGTCGCGGAGGAATTAacaagaatttttttataataaaccaAAATAGATAGTTATATTtagttttaattatatatttccaattataattattatatattaaaataaaacatttaaaatcaaGAAATGCCTCCatttattaaccccttaacctacaatttacATTCGAGAAGGTTTACATGTCTCGATCACGGGAAAATTGGGAGGAAGTAGCTCCCAGACGCCCTCTTTCTATGAAAAGATTTATTAAAAGTAGAAGTGAAGTATGTCCCGATCATCGTACTATGGGGTATGCCCATAATATTTACGTATAACCCGATCATCGCACTACGGGCTATGCCTGtagttgtaggttaaggggttcaTCACTGAATCGGACGTAAACGTCAACGACACGGcatcattcattttttttacGCTTAATTCATACCAATTATACTGCCAACTTCATTCTCTCTTTCAGCATCctcgccttccccactccgtggtCACATCCATAATGAACATCGTTCCCATTCATAAATCGTTGGAAAACAAAATAGCGACGGCTAATTGGCTCCAACGATTTTACAAAATGCATTGAAGAATGCTAATATACATTTAGTATCCTTCCCTCagtttcctcaaatcccactccaaattcatatttttcataaCTGAAAAATATATGGAATATATTCAAAACTTCTAGTCTACTCGAAAATTCGCGAAGTCTCGCGGTCGCCCATCCGCATCGCATCACTCTCCCCGAGGCCTACGAGGCGGGAAGTCCACAAACAGAAGGGAAGTGCGTCGTTATACGTTTCTATATCCATTGTAAccaggcatattttcatttaggtGCTTAGCTTTTTtctgttatgcctcgttacgaggatcccccCGAATTGCCGGcctcactcctccgcccaagcggacccctcgccgctggggcaggaacgagagagagagagagagttcttttttttcttttctattttcgtatctttttcttttttttttgcttaattttatatttatcattttcCCTCCCTTCTACCCCCATCCATCGGAGCAGTCGTCGtacccggtcgcggaggaacctctccctgagcgacggagtcgcgggatgggtccaccgaagaggAGTCGCCGGCTATCCGGTCACGACGCCACCCCGTCACCCttcgcgggggcgaccggcagacCCGCCACCGaggaacgccaggcctggggacgagccacccccaaCCGCCACCTAGAGAGGACCCCAGGATCTGGCCACCAAACGTCGCCATGAGATGGCCTATTcacgacgccgaaatcctcggggtgggggaacaccgcgaaccggggaagaagatgaagaaggGAAGAAGCCAGCGAACCGCCGCGACAAGAGTCACGTTCGCcaaacccccccccccccccccccccccttaaatttaaattttgcattttgttCAGTTTTGCGTTGCGCGTCAAGTTTTCTTTTGTTCTGATTTGTTAGTACTGCgttttttttctgtttcttttttattgtgTGCGTGTGCATTGTGT is from Megachile rotundata isolate GNS110a chromosome 2, iyMegRotu1, whole genome shotgun sequence and encodes:
- the LOC105663113 gene encoding uncharacterized protein LOC105663113, which codes for MELAQTAAQETEKTTESKEKNMEEKERRKEKEVKERRKETETRREEEGTSAESEYPLSRNKIRKMIKRLLKTQRRNRSRGGEGPSGWRRGGHSGWQRGGRGGGVGHSEWRRGGRGGINKNFFIINQNR